In one window of Enterobacteriaceae endosymbiont of Plateumaris rustica DNA:
- the lspA gene encoding signal peptidase II: MKYLKINNFLNIIIICIIIFIDLISKFYIFKNFNLYESYYINSYINLYYINNYGIIFGIFGEKNKYNLIILFFNILIFIILYFIYIKKKSINFNHNLIISGLLGNFINRIINGFVIDFIDIHIGNLHYPIFNLADISIFIGIIFIIIY, translated from the coding sequence ATGAAATATTTAAAAATAAATAATTTTTTAAATATAATAATTATATGTATAATAATATTTATTGATTTAATTAGTAAATTTTATATTTTTAAAAATTTTAATTTATATGAATCTTATTATATTAACTCTTATATAAATTTATATTATATTAATAATTATGGTATAATATTCGGAATTTTTGGAGAAAAAAATAAATATAATTTAATTATTTTATTTTTTAATATTTTAATATTCATTATATTATATTTTATATATATAAAAAAAAAATCTATTAATTTTAATCATAATTTAATTATTTCAGGATTATTAGGAAATTTTATTAATAGAATTATTAATGGTTTTGTTATAGATTTTATTGATATTCATATAGGAAATTTACATTATCCTATTTTTAATTTAGCTGATATATCAATATTTATTGGTATTATATTTATAATTATTTATTAA
- the rplY gene encoding 50S ribosomal protein L25 — protein MNKIKIFERNITGKKINKLLRINGKIPAIIYGNKKKEILIFIKNKDFLNIKNDLLDNKYKILQLVNKENKLIRVKILEIQYHPYQLTKIYHIDFLRL, from the coding sequence ATGAATAAAATAAAAATATTTGAAAGAAATATAACAGGAAAAAAAATAAATAAATTATTACGTATTAATGGTAAAATACCTGCAATAATATATGGGAATAAAAAAAAAGAAATTCTTATTTTTATAAAAAATAAAGATTTTTTAAATATAAAAAATGATTTACTAGATAATAAATATAAAATATTACAATTAGTTAATAAAGAAAATAAACTTATTAGAGTTAAAATTTTAGAGATTCAATATCATCCTTATCAATTAACTAAAATATATCATATAGATTTTTTAAGATTATAA
- the pfkA gene encoding 6-phosphofructokinase, producing MIHKIGILTSGGDSPGMNAAIRGIVRTAIGNNIEVFGIYDGYLGLYNNNIKKLNRHSVSDIINRGGTFLGSARFSQFKHFKIRTLAIQNMKNYGIDALVVIGGDGSYMGAKSLTEMGFPCIGIPGTIDNDVAGTDYSIGYFTALETVVQAIDRLRDTSSSHQRISLVEIMGRYCGDLTLAAAIAGGCEFIVLPEITYNQNDLVNEIQLGIDKGKKHAIVLITEYICDINKLAKFIETKIKRETRTTVLGHIQRGGSPVAYDRILASRMGAYSVELLCKGYGGRCIGVINDKMVHHDIIYAIKKMQRVFNNDLLDTAKKLY from the coding sequence ATGATTCATAAAATAGGTATTCTTACTAGTGGTGGTGATTCTCCGGGTATGAATGCTGCTATTAGAGGTATTGTAAGAACCGCAATAGGTAATAATATTGAAGTATTTGGAATATATGATGGTTATTTAGGTTTATATAATAATAATATAAAAAAATTAAATAGACATAGTGTATCAGATATTATTAATAGAGGAGGAACTTTTTTAGGTTCTGCAAGATTTTCACAATTCAAACATTTTAAAATACGTACATTAGCAATTCAAAATATGAAAAATTATGGTATTGATGCTTTAGTAGTTATTGGTGGTGATGGATCTTATATGGGAGCAAAATCTTTAACAGAAATGGGATTTCCATGTATTGGAATACCAGGAACAATTGATAATGATGTAGCAGGTACTGATTATAGTATTGGATATTTTACAGCATTAGAAACTGTTGTTCAAGCTATTGATCGATTAAGAGATACTTCTTCATCACATCAACGTATATCATTAGTAGAGATAATGGGGCGATATTGTGGAGATTTAACTTTAGCTGCAGCTATTGCTGGGGGATGTGAATTTATTGTTTTACCAGAAATTACTTATAATCAAAATGACCTAGTTAATGAAATTCAATTAGGAATAGACAAAGGTAAAAAACATGCTATAGTATTAATTACAGAATATATTTGTGATATTAATAAATTAGCAAAATTTATAGAAACAAAAATAAAACGTGAAACTAGAACAACTGTGTTAGGTCATATCCAAAGAGGTGGTTCTCCTGTTGCTTATGATCGTATTTTAGCTTCTCGTATGGGAGCATATTCAGTGGAATTGTTATGTAAAGGATATGGAGGTAGATGTATAGGTGTTATAAATGATAAAATGGTTCATCATGATATAATCTACGCTATTAAAAAAATGCAGAGAGTTTTTAATAATGATTTATTAGATACAGCTAAAAAATTATATTAA
- the dapB gene encoding 4-hydroxy-tetrahydrodipicolinate reductase: MKNKIRLAISGINGRMGKNLLKIINQNQYNCTLNGALESKKSSIINTSICISKNNKLYNLYIKDNILDIIDDFDTLIDFTNPRSTLKYVNICSQYNKNIVIGTTGFSEKEKIQIKMLSNKIGIVMSSNFSIGINIIFTILKNISKIFNKQKKNIDIDIIEKHHKNKIDIPSGTALSMKNIILKFFENNIFQKINCHSIRAGDIYGEHQIILSSIGEQIEFIHKASNRLNFAEGAIQAAIWISNLKQKGIYDMCDVLGL; the protein is encoded by the coding sequence ATGAAAAATAAAATTCGTTTAGCTATATCTGGTATTAATGGTCGTATGGGAAAAAATTTACTAAAAATTATAAATCAAAATCAATATAATTGTACCTTAAATGGAGCTTTAGAATCTAAAAAATCATCAATTATTAATACTAGTATATGTATATCTAAAAATAATAAATTATATAATTTATATATAAAAGATAATATTTTAGATATAATAGATGATTTCGATACATTAATTGATTTTACAAATCCACGATCAACATTAAAATATGTTAATATTTGTAGTCAATATAATAAAAATATTGTAATTGGTACAACTGGATTTTCTGAAAAAGAGAAAATACAAATAAAAATGTTATCTAATAAAATTGGAATTGTTATGTCATCTAATTTTAGTATAGGAATAAATATAATATTTACAATATTAAAAAATATATCTAAAATTTTTAATAAACAAAAAAAAAATATAGATATTGATATTATAGAAAAACATCACAAAAATAAAATAGATATTCCTTCAGGAACAGCATTATCTATGAAAAATATTATTTTAAAATTTTTTGAAAATAATATTTTTCAAAAAATTAATTGTCATTCTATAAGAGCTGGTGATATTTATGGAGAACATCAAATAATTTTATCTTCTATAGGAGAACAAATTGAATTTATACATAAAGCTTCTAATAGATTGAATTTTGCTGAAGGAGCTATACAAGCTGCTATATGGATTAGTAATTTAAAACAAAAGGGTATATATGACATGTGTGATGTATTAGGATTATAA